Part of the Antennarius striatus isolate MH-2024 chromosome 6, ASM4005453v1, whole genome shotgun sequence genome, GGATGCTGTAACCATGGCTACCGGTGCCACGGCTCCAGCGTTACCACAGCTTCATTAACACTCATGGTGGAGGACATTCGTCCCTCTGAGACCCCCCAGCTTCAGGTGGTCTTCATCCGGAGGGGCGGTCCTGTGTCTCATTGGTTGCTGCTGCAGCTAATGCTTGCACGTAGGTAGCCACTactgcagctaatgttagcatgtgtaCAGCAAGCACTGAGGCTAATGTTAGCGTGTATACAGCCAGCACTGCGGCTAATGTTAGCGTGTATACAGCCAGCACtgaggctaatgttagcatgtatACAGCCAGCCCtgaggctaatgttagcatgcatACAGCCAGCACtgaggctaatgttagcatgcatACAGCCAGCACtgaggctaatgttagcatgtatACAGCCAGCACTGTGGCTAATGTTAGCGTGTATACAGCCAGCACTGAGGCTAATGTTAGCGTGTATACAGCCAGCACTGAGGCTAATGTTAGCGTGTATACAGCCAGCACTGAGGCTAATGTTAGCGTGTATACAGCCAGCACTGAGGCTAATGTTAGCGTGTATACAGCCAGCACTGAGGCTAATGTTAGCGTGTATACAGCCAGTACTCCAGCTAAAACAAATGACTGTGAAGCTAGCGCTCATGCTAGGGATGTCTGTATGTCTGTACCATCCatgaaaacttcaaaaacatgtgatgtcatcataatATCATCACTATGTAATCCATACGTAACCATGGCAACCTGTGGAGCCAGTGGGGGCCCTGAACAGGAGGGACCCCTGGTTGGAGCCTTGTGGAACGCCACATCGTGCTTGTTTAACCCACAGGATCCTCCCCTTTCCACAAGGCTCCACCCCCATTCAAACTGTTCCGTGTCCTCCGGTGAAGCCCCGCCCCATGATGACTCAACGTGTTTCTAGCTGACCCCGGGGGGGCTGAAGCCTCTCAGTTTCACACTGTTGAGTCCAAACACCTGGAGGTGGCGTCTCATCTTCATCGCAgtggggggcggcggggggtGGTTGGGGGGCTCCGGCTGACGTCTTCTTTCAGCGCCGACTCGGTGATTTATGCCAGTGGAGATTTCATATCCCTTAATCTGCTCGGCTCCGCCGGTCTATTCTTCAAGCGTCCGGCGTCGTTATCTGAGAGACGCCGCAGACAAAGAGACGGATTTGTCTCAAGTCGTTTCATAAAAGCCAGCGGAGCgcaggatgaggatgaggagggaggatgaagagaggaggatgaggatgaggagtttCCAAAGATGTGATGAACCTGAAACGCACTCAGCTTCACGACTCAGCGATCAGCTGGAACAAATCAACTCCGAGGAGCCGCAGACTGAAAGCTGCTCCTGTCAGGCACGCTAGTGTAGCCGCAGACGGTAACGGTAGCTAGAGACACGCTAACGGTAGCAGCAGACACGCTAATGGTAGCTGCAGACAAGCTAACGGTAACTGCAGACACGCTAACGTAGCCGCAGACAGTGTCAGTTGCAGACATGCTAGCATTAGCTACAATTTAGGCTACAGACATGCTAACAACAGCTACAGTGTTGGCTGCAGAAATGCTAGTCTAAGCTACAGTGttggctgcagacatgctaacattagctacagtGTTGGGGGCAGACATGCTAGTCTAAGCTATAGTGttggctgcagacatgctaatcTAAGCAATATTGTTGGCTGcaagcatgctaacattagaTACAGTGttggctgcagacatgctaacatgagctacagtgttggctgcagacatgctaacatgagctacagtgttggctgcagacatgctaacatgagctacagtgttggctgcagacatgctaacatgagctacagtgttggctgcagacatgctaacatgagctacagtgttggctgcagacatgctaacatgagctacagtgttgtttgcagacatgctaacattggCTGCAGCCTCTCCATCCTGGAGGATTTTCGAAGTCTATGATGTCATCGATGGCGTCAAACAGCTCCACAGGAAATAACTTTCTAATGGGCGGGGCCAGCATGTGTAGGGAGCCTGCAGACAGAACcagttcaaccaatcagagcgcgaCACGAACCCAAACCTCCATCCAGCCTCTAATGTGAAACAGCCACACATCTGGCGAGCGTTAATGCTTTTAGCATCACGTCAGCTGCCTGTCACGCTGCTATGGGGGGCCCATATGGGGAACCCCCCTATTTAAAACAGGAGATCTGCACGTTGCTGAGGGTCAGTGAATGTAGCTCTTGTTGTATGCTGGGAAAACTAATGAGGAGATTCAGGACTCCCGCAGACAGGGCTCAAATCAacttttcttggtagcactggtgctcccagatgtagaagttagtagcaccagcaaagacctCAGGAGCACccccccaaaagcaaggcagtgacggagtgatagagacgctccgtccatctccgttcctcctctctcccccaggagagcagctgcagctgcgctctcattggttcctggcaggaccgcaggagcgccgtctcacaaaaaaaggcgcaccagatttgtTCCCCtcgtcgcaccggtgctccaaCATATTTATGAGTCGCACTGATAAAGATTTGGGTGCATATGCGAcaaaaatgggcgcaatttcgagtcCTGCTGGAGTCCTGCTGGAGACGCTCCAGCagaggtgatgacatcatcctccAGGCTAGCGCTAGCTCATGCTAACGATGAGCGGGCTGACCacccagaaccaatcagaactaacagaaccatcacgtgACCTTGGCTGGAGCTCCTGATTGCCATCGCCGTGGAAACGAGATGGCTCCAGCTGCTTCTGGCTTTGGGGGCGGGGCTTTAGGGTCCGGCTGCTATCCCATAAACCACCAAACGGACTTGCCTGATTTGCCGGTCCATTAGGCCCAGAACCGTCCGGCCCTCCGGGGCCGCTCCCAGaatcagaaccaatcagctggAGCTCATTGGAACAAACGACCGGCGACGCCCGGTGGCTGGTTAGCCGCTAACCGTTTTAACGGCTCGTCTGGACGCCCATCAATAAACGGACTGGAACCGCTGATTGTTTCCATCCAAAGGGGCTAGCTGGTGTGGGCTAATGCTAACAGAAACTACAAGTACCATCATACCCAACGGCTACGACACGTTAGTTAGAACAGCCGACATGAACTGGTGacacatgctaacgttagctacagGTTTGACCAGGTGacacatgctaatgctaccTACAGTGTTTGAAGTTTGAAGCGTAAAGATCGCATTTACTGTTCATCCAACAATGACACGTTTAACCCAACAGCTAGCATGTAGCCGCTAACACCTCACCCCATAAAACATGGAGACCCAGTGAGggcagtgacatcacaggaaacaggaagtggctccGTTACGTCAGACATAACTAGAATAAAGGCTAGTTTACCTTCTGTCCTTCAGCTGATTGGTTCACGCGGCGGCACAACCCCGCCCACAACACActtgaatgttttattatttcctcGTGAACGTTCTATTGATCCTCGTCTGCCAGTGATTTTTAGCTGTAAATCATCCTtcagggaaacaggaagtcgtcTGAATTCAAGTCTCCTGATTTTATGACTGTTTATAACAGTCACTGATAACTGTTTATAACCGTCATCGATAACTGTCGTTCATAAGTGTGAATAACGGTCATTTGTAACATTTTATAACTGTTTATAACTGTCATCTATAACAGTTGTGTGTAACTGTTAATAATAACGGTCGTTTATAACTTTAGTTATCATTTATAACTGTTTATGACTGTGGTTTATAACTATTAATAACTGCTTGGAGAGCTCCTGAGTCTCCATCGCTCTTCCACGTGGGGACTTGAAGATGGATTGAGCTGCTAATGAACACTACGTCGATCAATTTGTGTTGATGAACTGAATTAAATGGTGTGAGGGGCGTAGCCTGTTGTCCTGGCGACACTAGCAGGTTTAAAGACCGGAGATTCTGATTGGACTaaatcagcagcagctggaccTGAACATGAACGACTTATCGATCAGAGAGCCCAGAGTGTCATGTAGTGTTATGTAGTGCTATGAAGTGGTTTGTAATGTAGTGATACATAGTGCAATGTTGTATTATGTAGTGTCATGTACCGTTATGCAGTCTGACGTAACGTTATGTAGTGTTACATGGTGCTACGTAGTCTTACATAGTGTCATGCAGTGTTACATAGTATGACCTAATGTTGTGTAGTGTTTAGTAGTGTCATATAGTGTTATGTAGTGTTACATGGTGCTACGTAGTCTTACATAGTGTCATGCAGTGTTACATAGTGTTACATAGTATGACctaatgttgtgttgtgtttagtAGTGTCATGTagtatgcaatttcctccgggattaataaagtatctatctatctatctagtgtTATGTAGTGTTACGTGGTGTCATGTAGTGTTATGTAGTCTTACGTAGTGTTATGTAGTGTTATGTTGTCCTATGTAGTTTCATTCAGTGTAGTGTTATGAAGTCTTGCTTAGTGTTATGTAGTGTTATGTAGTTTTACGTAGTGTTATGTAGTGTCGTGTTTTAAGTCCTCCATTACGGTTCTGCAGCTTCAGGCTCTCACACTGGATCTCCTTCACTGATGATCAATCAGAGTCACTTTGTCTCCATATTGGAGGAAATAATCAGGTTATTGATCAGCCAATCGTCTCTGAGTTACAGCAGGAAGTCAACGTGCAGCACGTTAGAgtcaggaccaggaccaggaccatcGGGACGCGCCCTACAGGGGTCGTCTCCATGGATACGACCAGAGCCTCAGCTTCCACCGATTAATCCAGGACGCTCACGTCAGAACCAGGACCGATGGTACCAGCTAGCTTCAGCACcggctgcagacatgctaatgttagcttaaGCGCCGGCTGCAGACACGCTAATGTTAGCTTCAGCACcggctgcagacatgctaatgttagcttcagCACCGGCTGCAGACACGCTAATGCTAGCTTCAGCACCGGCTGtagacatgctaatgttagcttcagCACCGGCTGCAGACACGCTAATGTTAGCTTCAGCACCGGCTGCAGACACGCTAATGTTAGCTTCAGCACCGGCTTCAGACACGCTAATGCTAGCTTCAGCACCGGCTGtagacatgctaatgttagcttcagCACCGGCTGCAGACACGCTAAAGTTAGCTTCAGCATTGGCTGCAGACATGTTAATGTTAGCTTCAGCActggctgcagacatgctaatgttagcttcagCGCCGGCTGCAGACACGCTAATGTTAGCTTCACATTAGCTGCAGCATTGGCAGAGGATGTGCCAACGTTAGCAGCTATAAAACATGCTACACTGAGGCGTGTCGTCCTTAAACGTGGTGAATAAGCTAATTCATGTGAAATGCACTACATGAATTAGCTTAGCCTAGCTTACTTAGACGTACATTAGCGACATAAACTCAGACTAAATCATATGAAAGCTCTTACAGAACATTTCAGGCGTCGTGAATCAAcggtttaaataaagtttgttcattttgtaaGAACTAATGCTgacagccccgcctcctccgccCAGGAACATGAATGTCGGATGTTCTGAAAACGTTCCAGCGAGTCTTTTGAAAAGGTGTCGATAAAACTTTACGACAAACCGTTTCTGCTGCGGACGAAGaccagtgatgatgtcaccatcaATAAAGAGCCGAtgcggtgatgtcatcaaacacaaCACGTGTGGGCGGAGAACGCTGTTAGCTGGTTGGAGGCGTGGTTAATCCGTTGACGTTCACCTGTTAGCATAGCCAGCTAAAAGCAATGCCAACCCACTCTAATGCTAACCTGACGCTAACCTGATGCTAATCTCTGGGTCCTACAAATTTGCAGGTTTCAGGACTCAATGACGTCACCGTGACGTCACTGCTGCAGCGTCGGCCTGACGGAGCCCCCCACCTGGAACTCCTGAACCCATCCCGGTTCCGGTTCTCCAGAACCTTccagaccccccaccccacctggACCCTCATCCTCTAGCCCCGCCCCTTTACCTGCGTCTCCAAGGCAGCGGTAAAACCGCACCGGAAAGTTTGTGTTTATCACCGGAACCGGTCCCCCCCTCGGCCCCTCCTCCCGGTGATCAAACAACCTGTAATCACGTCCCGGTCCTCCTACCGGATCACCGGGACCGGAGCCCCGTGACGGAGCAGCAACAGATGGAGCGTGTCCCCCCCCAGCTCCGGCAATTCTCCGGTACCGGCTCCGGTGTTAGTCGGTACCGGCTCCGGTGTTAGTCGGTACCGGCTCCGGTGTTAGTCGGTACCGGCTCCGGTGTTAGTCGGTACCGACACCAACTTCCTGCGCTCCGCCCCCGGTtgtttgacatgtggatcacgGAGGATCAAACACCGACGCATCCCCCAAACCGGCGGCCCCCCCACCGGGACTGGCGGCACCGACCGGACCGGGACCGGACCGGTATCGGTTCTTACCTTGGAACCCGAGCAGGAAGACGGCACCGGGGATCCAGACGCCGTAGATCCAGGAGACCCGCATGACGTCCTCGAACCGGAACCGACAGCAGAAGCTCGAGCGCGGGTCGGTGTCCACCGGAACCACCGGACCGGACCGGGAGGATAATCCGAACGGGAGCGGAGGCGCGAGCGACCGGAGGACGGAGCACCGGAGCGGAGACTGGCGCTGCTGCGCGGCGCGCGCTCACCGGCGGGTCGGTCCCGCCCCCTAGCGGCCGCTGGAGGAACACACGGGGGGCGGGGCGGTTCCGGACCGGAACCGGATACAGAAAGgtgagctaacgttagccacaTTAGCAGCAGGTAAACCAGAGCTGAcaatgttagcttagcatgttggCTCGTCTCTGACTAGCAAGCTAACTAGCATCTGAACCTGAGGAGcatcaacaggaagtcacctgACCTAAAGGGGCGGTGCCGAGTCCGTGatatcctcttcctcctcctcctcttcttcctcttcctgctcctcttcctcctccttttcctcctcctcttcccccaccttttgcccctcctcctcctcttcctcctcctcctcttcctcctccttttcctcctcctcttcctccacctcctcatcttcctcttcctcctcttcttcctcctcctgttcctcttcccccacctcctcatcttcctcttcctcttcctccttttcttcctcctcctcttcctcttcccccacctcctcatcttcctcttcctcctgttttcaTCACCTTGTTTTTTCTCATTGATTCTCAAGATGGAGctccgtgacctctgaccccgagGTTAACAACATCTATAGAGCGTCTGGAGCTCCATCagacggagtgtgtgtgtgtgtgtgtgtgtgtgtgtgtttgatttactCCAGTATTGATCTCTAAAATAAATTCTTCTCTTGCAACAAAttagattttctttctttttattttctttctttttatttatttatttatgaaaacaatTCCAACCAATCAAAATCCGTCTCTGGGCATGTGACCATCGACCCGAGCCAAAATCTAATGAACGGTAGaagcagggggcggggtcacccCTGGTCATATGTATTTATTGAAGAAACacctgaagatgatgaagatgaagatgaagaaagcCGAGTCGCTActcacctgatgacatcatcaccatcacgaTGAGGAGGAGACTGCTGTCATCAGTGAGGCAACATTGTCCCCTGGTGGTGAGATGAAGAACAACAGCCTGGAAATGATGGAAATGCAGAGCTAAtaggataacacacacacacacacacacacacacacacacacacacacacacacacacacacacacacacacacacacataatgcaGATCTGTTGTGCGGTGCTGCAGGTTCTGTTCTGCATAACTAGTCATCAGGTTGTTATTCTGAGCAGGtgcaggtccacacagtgaaacagtccaggtccacacagtgaaacagtccaggtccacgcagtgaaacagtccaggttcacgcagtgaaacagtccaggttcacacaacagtccaggttcacacagtgaaacagtccaggttcacacagtcaaacagtccaggttcacacagtcaaacagtccaggttcacacagtgaaacagtccaggtccacacagtgaaacagtccaggtccacgcagtgaaacagtccaggttcacgcagtgaaacagtccaggttcacacaacagtccaggttcacacagtgaaacagtccaggttcacacagtgaaacagtccaggttcacacagtcaaacagtccaggttcacacggtgaaacagtccaggttcacacagtcaaacagtccaggttcacacagtgaaacagtccaggttcacacagtgaaacagtccaggtccacacagtgaaacagtccaggtccacacagtgaaacagtccaggttcacacagtcaaacagtccaggttcacacagtgaaacagtccaggttcacacaacagtccaggttcacacagtgaaacagtccaggtccacacagtgaaacaaaggGGCGACACCAGCCTGAACGTATGAACACGTTTATTCTCTAGCGTGTTGATCCCGTGGTCTTTACAGACAGTATGTACAGGACTTCCTATTGCCAATAAATCATTGGTCATTATTCATCAATaaacccccccgacccccccaccagctGATGGCTGGAGAGGGAGGAGCTGTTAGAGGAAGAGATGAGTGATGGGGGGGTCGTGAGGGGGGGTTGGATGGACAAGTAACCGCTTTTAAACACAGTAAGAAAAGAGAAGTTGTATAAACCGTTTCCATGGTGACGTCCATGTTGGGCGGGGCTGAAGGTTCAGTCCATACAAAGAGGGACGGCATTAAAGAACTGCTGAGTCAGGTTTAGTGCGTTAACGGGGACACGGTAAAAACTGCTGAGTCAGCTTCCACTGAGATTTGGTTAGAATATGAACAAGTTAGAAAACATGACGTCATCGCGTCCGGacgggacacgcccacaggaaacGGGCGTGGCCTCCAGAACCAGCATCAGTAGCCTGATAGCACAACGCTAACCCATCGTCtggtgctaacatgctaaagcCAGCATCAGTGTGTCAGCAAACATGTCCATGAGAACACGCctctggggggcggggctgaatgatgatgtcatcactagaAACAGTGTAATAGACAAAAGAATCGTCCaatcagaaaacaggaaaatccATCCCATAGTAGGCCAATGAGTCTATGGCGTCCGTTGGACGCCATGCCCTCGCCTGATTGGTCGGCGGTCACACCAGAGAGCCCGCCCTGCTCTGGGCGGGCACCATGACGGGCACCGCCCCCATGCGCTCCAGCGTGGCCTGGCTCACGGCGTACGAGTGGGTGTGCTGCCCGTGTGGCGATGCCCCCGCCACCTTCAGGGCGCCGTTGCTGCGCGCCGccgtggggggggagggggcggagttCGTGGTGACCACCAGCGTCTTGGGCGGGGGCAGCGTGTGGCTGCCGTTGGCGAAGGcccccggcggcggcggcgccgcgTGGCGGGACGGCGGCGCCGAGCCGGGCGACGTGACCACCGCGCTGTGGGCGTGACCGGCGGccggagcggcggcggcgaagGCTTGGCGGGCGTCGCCGTTGTAGCGGGTGTAGGAGTGGGCGTCGTAGGCGGGCTGGGGGCGGTGCCAGTAGCGGCTGTTGTAGGTGTTGCTGGACGTCAGCGTGTCGTTCTCCGACGACGAGGCGTCGCCATGGAACGCCTTCGCCGACGACGAGCGCTTGGGGGGAAGGTCGTCCTCCCTGTagagaggacaggaagtgaggtcagCACGCATCTGCAGCGGGCGGGgtgctgtgggcggggccacggTCACCTGATCTCGTTGgggatctcctcctcctcatattTGTTCCGGTTCCTCCAGTAGAACAGAGACACGACCGCCGCCAGCGACGACAGGATGACCACCAGCGTCGCCGTGGCAACGGTCCCCGCAATCAGGCCAACACTCTGAGGCTGAGCTGCAGGACGGACACCAGACCCCCCCGTGAATCACAGAGACCCCCAGAGAACCCCAGAGACCCCCTTGAGTCACAGAGACCCCCAGAGACCCCCAGAGACACCTGTGAGTCACAGAGACCCCCAGAGACGCCTGTGAGTCACAGGGACCCCCAGAGACCCCCAGAGACACCTGTGAGTCACAGAGACCCCCAGAGACCCCAGTGAGTCACAGAGACCCCCAGAGACCCCCAGAGACACCTGTGAGTCACAGAGACCCCCAGAGAACCCCGTGAGTCAAAGAGACCCCCAGAGAACCCTGTGAGTCACAGAGACCCCCAGAGACCCCCAGAAGCCCCGTGAGTCAAAGAGACCCCCAGAGACCCCCTTGAGTCACAGAGACCCCCAGAGACCCCCTTGAGTCACAGAGACCCCCAGAGAACCCCGTGAGTCAAAGAGACCCCCAGAGACCCCCTTGAGTCACAGAGACCCCCAGAAACCCCCAGAGACACCTGTGAGTCAGAGACGCCTGTGAGTCACAGGGACCCCCAGAGACCCCCAGAGACACCTGTGAGTCACAGAGACCCCCAGAGACGCCTGTGAGTCACAGGGACCCCCAGAGACCCCCAGAGACGCCTGTGAGTCACAGGGACCCCCAGAGACCCCCAGAGACACCTGTGAGTCACAGAGACCCCCAGAGAACCCCGTGAGTCAAAGAGACCCCCAGAGAACCCTGTGAGTCACAGAGACCCCCAGAGACCCCCAGAAGCCCCGTGAGTCACAGAGACCCCCAGAGACACCTGTGAGTCACAGAGACCCCCAGAGAACCCCGTGAGTCAAAGAGACCCCCAGAGAACCCTGTGAGT contains:
- the LOC137596699 gene encoding putative protein FAM47C, encoding GPPETPRDTCESQRPPETPVSHRDPQRPPETPVSHRDPQRTPDACESQGPPETPRDTCESQRPPETPVSHRDPQRPPETPVSHRDPQRPPETPVSHRDPQRTP